In Vitis riparia cultivar Riparia Gloire de Montpellier isolate 1030 unplaced genomic scaffold, EGFV_Vit.rip_1.0 scaffold802_pilon_pilon, whole genome shotgun sequence, the following are encoded in one genomic region:
- the LOC117910649 gene encoding fructose-1,6-bisphosphatase, cytosolic, with translation MDHEADSHRTDLMTITRYVLNEQSRHPESRGDFTILLSHIVLGCKFVCTAVNKAGLAKLIGLAGETNVQGEEQKKLDVLSNEVFIKALVSSGRTCILVSEEDEEATIVEPSKRGRYCVVFDPLDGSSNIDCGVSIGTIFGIYMVKDGGEPTLDNVLQPGKNMLAAGYCMYGSSCTLVLSTGTGVNGFTLDPSLGEFILTHPNIKIPKKGKIYSVNEGNTKNWDAPTAKYVEQCKFPKDGSSPKSLRYIGSMVADVHRTLLYGGIFLYPADKKSPNGKLRVLYEVFPMSFLMEQAGGQAFTGKQRALDLVPKNIHERSPIFLGSYDDVEEIKALYAAEEK, from the exons ATGGATCACGAGGCTGATTCTCACCGCACCGATTTGATGACCATAACGCGTTATGTGCTGAACGAGCAGTCCAGGCATCCCGAGTCGCGCGGTGACTTCACCATCTTGCTCAGTCACATTGTGCTCGGCTGCAAGTTCGTCTGCACTGCCGTTAATAAG GCGGGTCTTGCCAAACTGATTGGACTTGCTGGAGAGACCAATGTTCAG gGTGAAGAGCAAAAGAAACTGGATGTGCTTTCGAATGAAGTTTTTATCAAGGCTTTAGTAAGCAGTGGCCGAACA TGCATCCTTGTATCTGAAGAGGATGAAGAAGCAACAATTGTGGAGCCATCTAAGCGTGGAAG GTATTGTGTTGTTTTCGATCCCTTGGATGGATCCTCTAACATTGACTGTGGTGTTTCCATTGGAACT ATCTTTGGGATTTATATGGTGAAAGATGGTGGTGAGCCAACTCTTGATAATGTGTTGCAACCTGGGAAGAATATGTTGGCAGCTGGTTATTGCATGTATGGAAGCTCTTGCACG CTTGTGTTAAGCACTGGAACTGGTGTTAATGGATTTACCCTTGATCCATCACTTGGGGAGTTCATACTTACTCACCCAAACATTAAG ATtccaaagaaaggaaaaatttaCTCAGTAAATGAAGGAAACACAAAGAATTGGGATGCTCCAACAGCCAA gTATGTGGAACAATGCAAGTTCCCCAAAGATGGTTCATCACCAAAATCTCTACGATACATTGGAAG CATGGTAGCTGATGTCCACCGCACATTACTTTACGGTGGTATCTTTTTGTACCCTGCTGATAAGAAGAGCCCCAACGGAAAATTGCG TGTTCTCTATGAAGTCTTTCCAATGTCATTCTTGATGGAACAAGCAGGAGGTCAAGCTTTTACTGGAAAGCAACGG GCACTTGACTTAGTTCCAAAGAATATACACGAACGGTCTCCAATATTCCTTGGCAGCTACGATgatgttgaagaaattaaagcACTCTATGCTGCTGAAGAGAAGTAA